One part of the Quercus lobata isolate SW786 chromosome 7, ValleyOak3.0 Primary Assembly, whole genome shotgun sequence genome encodes these proteins:
- the LOC115952713 gene encoding 60S ribosomal protein L4 gives MAAAVAAVRPLVTVQSLEGDMATDTITTVALPDVMKASIRPDIVNFVHAQISNNKRQPYAVSKKAGHQTSAESWGTGRAVSRIPRVPGGGTHRAGQGAFGNMCRGGRMFAPTKIWRRWHRRVNVNQKRYAIVSAIAASAIPSLVQARGHRIESVPEFPLVISDSAESLEKTSAALKALKQIGAAPDADKAKESHSIRPGKGKMRNRRYINRKGPLLVYGSEGAKLVKAFRNIPGIDIVNVERLNLLKLAPGGHLGRFVIWTKSAFEKLDSIYGSFDKASEKKKGYVLPRSKMLNADLARIINSDEVQSVVKPIKKEVKKAPLKKNPLKNLNAMLKLNPYAKTARRMSLLAEADRVKAKKEKLEKKRSPITKEEASAIKTAGKAWYQTMISDSDYTEFEVFTKWLGVSQ, from the exons ATGGCCGCCGCAGTAGCTGCTGTGCGCCCCCTTGTCACTGTCCAATCCCTCGAAGGTGACATGGCCACGGATACCATCACCACCGTCGCTTTGCCCGATGTCATGAAAGCCTCCATCAGACCCGACATCGTCAACTTCGTCCACGCCCAGATCTCCAACAACAAGCGCCAGCCCTACGCCGTGTCCAAGAAGGCTGGACACCAGACCTCAGCCGAGTCCTGGGGTACCGGACGCGCCGTGTCCCGTATCCCCCGTGTCCCCGGCGGTGGTACTCACCGTGCCGGTCAGGGAGCCTTCGGAAACATGTGCCGTGGTGGTCGCATGTTCGCTCCTACCAAGATCTGGCGCCGATGGCATAGGAGAGTCAACGTGAACCAGAAGCGATACGCCATCGTTTCGGCCATTGCTGCTTCTGCGATCCCATCTCTTGTTCAAGCTCGCGGTCACAGAATCGAGTCTGTTCCAGAGTTCCCACTGGTTATCAGTGACTCAGCTGAGAGCTTGGAGAAGACCTCTGCTGCTCTCAAGGCTTTGAAGCAGATCGGAGCTGCCCCCGACGCCGATAAGGCGAAGGAGAGCCATTCGATCCGTCCTGGGAAAGGTAAGATGAGGAACCGCCGCTACATTAACAGGAAGGGTCCTCTTCTTGTGTATGGTTCCGAAGGCGCGAAGCTCGTGAAGGCTTTCAGGAACATTCCCGGGATTGATATTGTGAATGTAGAGAGGTTGAATCTGCTGAAGCTGGCTCCTGGTGGTCACCTTGGGAGGTTTGTGATTTGGACCAAGTCGGCTTTCGAGAAGCTCGATTCGATCTATGGGTCGTTCGATAAGGCCTCTGAGAAGAAGAAGGGGTATGTTCTACCTAGGTCCAAGATGTTGAATGCTGATTTGGCTAGGATTATCAACTCTGATGAGGTGCAGAGCGTTGTGAAGCCAATCAAGAAGGAAGTGAAGAAGGCTCCATTGAAGAAGAACCCACTCAAGAACCTGAATGCGATGTTGAAGCTCAACCCATATGCTAAGACCGCGAGGAGAATGTCGCTATTGGCTGAGGCTGATCGTGTTAAGGCCAAGAAGGAGAAGCTCGAGAAGAAGCGGTCGCCAATCACTAAG GAGGAGGCTTCTGCCATCAAGACTGCCGGAAAAGCTTGGTACCAGACTATGATCTCCGATAGTGATTACACAGAGTTTGAGGTTTTCACCAAGTGGCTTGGAGTTTCCCAGTGA